The following proteins come from a genomic window of Geomonas sp. RF6:
- a CDS encoding AI-2E family transporter produces the protein MDRTLFFTLLAYTFALLLLYLLFLILAPFLSTLVWASAIGIITFPLFEKVLERCRGRRNAASGLMTLLVCLVLVLPLVGLIFTLSQEVAQAYQYLERATAGAGGMPTFDTILRQPWLSALVAKVKPLVGSLNLDLDKVLLPTAKQGASHLLNYLTGIAKNFIGFLMKLFMMLIILFFVYRDGPGYVRAFWEVIVLREGLKQNIFQTLERVLGAIMYGVVLTCLVQGALGGLGFWVAGLPSPLLFGTLMAICAIIPVVGTALIWVPGALFLLVQGEILKGVLLIAWCVIAVSSIDNVIRPLFISGKAKLPILLVALGGLGGLVTMGITGIVAGPVILALFQVFFESLRRDNGVVPVGTAPDGTRPPRAPVP, from the coding sequence ATGGATCGAACCCTCTTTTTTACGCTGCTCGCGTACACGTTCGCGCTGCTTCTCCTGTACCTGCTCTTTCTCATCCTCGCTCCCTTCCTCAGCACCCTCGTGTGGGCGTCGGCGATAGGAATCATCACCTTTCCGCTCTTCGAAAAGGTGCTGGAGCGGTGCAGGGGACGCAGAAACGCCGCTTCCGGCCTCATGACCCTTCTCGTCTGCCTCGTCCTTGTCCTGCCGCTGGTGGGGCTGATCTTCACCCTGTCGCAGGAGGTGGCGCAGGCCTACCAGTACCTCGAGCGCGCCACCGCCGGTGCCGGCGGCATGCCGACCTTTGATACAATACTTCGCCAGCCGTGGCTTTCCGCGCTGGTGGCGAAGGTGAAGCCGCTGGTGGGAAGCCTGAACCTCGACCTGGACAAGGTGCTCCTCCCCACCGCGAAGCAGGGCGCGTCCCACCTCCTGAACTACCTCACCGGGATAGCCAAAAACTTCATCGGTTTCCTGATGAAGCTCTTCATGATGCTGATCATCCTTTTCTTCGTGTACCGGGACGGCCCCGGCTACGTGCGCGCCTTCTGGGAAGTCATAGTGCTCAGGGAGGGATTGAAGCAGAACATATTCCAGACGCTGGAGCGTGTCCTCGGAGCGATCATGTACGGCGTCGTGCTGACCTGCCTCGTGCAGGGGGCGCTCGGCGGGCTCGGCTTCTGGGTCGCGGGGCTTCCTTCTCCGCTCCTCTTCGGGACGCTGATGGCGATCTGCGCCATCATACCGGTCGTCGGCACGGCACTCATCTGGGTCCCCGGCGCGCTCTTTTTGCTCGTCCAGGGGGAGATCCTCAAGGGGGTGCTCCTGATCGCCTGGTGCGTGATAGCGGTCAGCAGCATCGACAACGTGATCCGCCCTCTCTTCATCAGCGGCAAGGCGAAGCTTCCCATACTCCTCGTCGCCCTCGGCGGTCTCGGCGGTCTCGTGACGATGGGAATCACCGGTATAGTGGCGGGACCTGTGATCCTTGCGCTCTTCCAGGTTTTCTTCGAATCGCTGCGCCGGGATAATGGGGTCGTGCCGGTGGGGACAGCGCCGGACGGGACGCGGCCCCCGCGGGCGCCGGTGCCGTAA
- a CDS encoding DUF4870 family protein, producing the protein MEGMVLGFDAEVGVIRCADGTRYRFSRSDWKSPGEPRGGARVDFVAEGDAAREIYVLPLIPGNITDALEKMEKSEKTMPTIVYACYLGGFLWGVTMLIGVVIAYLYRDSATGTYRSHYDYQISIFWKSLLGFLVSFLLMLFFGLGVLVMVATYVWVIVKIVKGWRCLADGQPVAPA; encoded by the coding sequence ATGGAAGGGATGGTGCTCGGTTTCGATGCGGAGGTAGGGGTCATACGGTGCGCCGACGGGACGCGTTACCGTTTCAGCCGCTCCGACTGGAAGAGCCCCGGCGAGCCGCGCGGGGGTGCCCGGGTCGATTTCGTTGCCGAAGGGGACGCAGCGCGGGAGATTTACGTCCTCCCCCTCATCCCCGGCAACATAACGGACGCGCTGGAAAAGATGGAGAAGTCGGAAAAGACGATGCCGACGATCGTGTACGCCTGCTATCTCGGCGGCTTCCTGTGGGGGGTAACCATGCTCATCGGCGTGGTCATCGCCTACCTCTACCGCGACAGCGCCACCGGTACGTACCGCAGCCACTACGACTACCAGATCTCCATTTTCTGGAAGTCGCTCCTCGGCTTCCTGGTCTCCTTCCTCCTGATGCTCTTCTTTGGCCTCGGCGTCCTGGTCATGGTGGCAACATACGTCTGGGTTATAGTTAAAATTGTGAAGGGATGGCGCTGCCTCGCGGACGGGCAACCGGTTGCTCCGGCCTGA